The following proteins come from a genomic window of Blastococcus sp. HT6-30:
- the rplJ gene encoding 50S ribosomal protein L10 → MPTQAKAAVIDEITERFQSSSAAVLTEYRGLTVAQLTQLRRSLGEGSSYAIVKNTLTKRAAEQVGFSDLTPLLNGPTAIAFIEGDPVNAAKAIRDFARANPLLVVKGGVVEGRTVDAAEVTRLADVESREVLLAKLAGAMKGNLTKAAGLFQAPLSQVARLAAALQEKKAADAPADEAPAGDTAAADTTTDTDADAADTAASTD, encoded by the coding sequence ATGCCCACGCAGGCGAAGGCCGCGGTGATCGACGAGATCACCGAGCGGTTCCAGTCGTCCAGCGCGGCGGTGCTCACCGAGTACCGCGGGCTGACCGTGGCCCAGCTGACCCAGCTGCGCCGTTCCCTCGGTGAGGGCAGCAGCTACGCCATCGTCAAGAACACCCTGACGAAGCGTGCGGCGGAGCAGGTCGGCTTCTCCGACCTCACCCCGCTGCTCAACGGTCCCACCGCGATCGCCTTCATCGAGGGCGACCCGGTGAACGCCGCCAAGGCCATCCGTGACTTCGCGCGCGCCAACCCGCTGCTCGTCGTCAAGGGCGGCGTGGTGGAGGGCCGCACGGTCGACGCCGCCGAGGTCACCCGCCTCGCCGACGTCGAGAGCCGTGAGGTGCTCCTCGCCAAGCTGGCCGGCGCGATGAAGGGCAACCTGACCAAGGCCGCCGGGCTGTTCCAGGCCCCGCTGTCGCAGGTCGCCCGGCTGGCCGCCGCGCTCCAGGAGAAGAAGGCCGCCGACGCACCGGCGGACGAGGCTCCTGCCGGCGACACCGCTGCTGCTGACACCACCACCGACACCGACGCTGACGCCGCGGACACCGCGGCCAGCACCGACTGA
- the rplA gene encoding 50S ribosomal protein L1, with protein MAKHGKKFRAAAEKVDRDNLYSPLQAATLAKETSTTAYDATVEVAMRLGVDPRKADQMVRGTVNLPHGTGKTARVIVFATGDKAAEAEAAGADVVGSDDLIERIQGGFLDFDAAIATPDQMAKVGRIARILGPRGLMPNPKTGTVTPDVTKAVNDIKGGKINFRVDKQANLHLVIGKTSFDQTKLVENYAAALDEVLRAKPAAAKGRYVKKVTISTTMGPGIPVDPNRTRNLTVDEPTA; from the coding sequence ATGGCGAAGCACGGCAAGAAGTTCCGCGCCGCGGCCGAGAAGGTCGACCGCGACAACCTGTACAGCCCGCTCCAGGCAGCCACGCTGGCCAAGGAGACGTCGACGACCGCCTACGACGCCACCGTCGAGGTCGCCATGCGCCTGGGCGTCGACCCGCGCAAGGCCGACCAGATGGTCCGCGGCACGGTCAACCTGCCCCACGGCACCGGCAAGACCGCCCGCGTCATCGTCTTCGCGACCGGTGACAAGGCCGCCGAGGCCGAGGCCGCCGGCGCCGACGTCGTGGGCTCCGACGACCTGATCGAGCGCATCCAGGGCGGCTTCCTGGACTTCGACGCGGCGATCGCCACCCCCGACCAGATGGCCAAGGTCGGCCGGATCGCCCGCATCCTCGGCCCCCGTGGCCTGATGCCGAACCCGAAGACGGGCACCGTGACCCCCGACGTCACCAAGGCCGTCAACGACATCAAGGGCGGAAAGATCAACTTCCGCGTCGACAAGCAGGCCAACCTGCACCTGGTCATCGGCAAGACGTCGTTCGACCAGACCAAGCTGGTCGAGAACTACGCGGCCGCGCTCGACGAGGTGCTCCGGGCCAAGCCCGCCGCCGCCAAGGGCCGGTACGTCAAGAAGGTCACCATCTCCACCACGATGGGGCCGGGCATCCCGGTCGACCCGAACCGCACCCGCAACCTCACGGTGGACGAGCCCACCGCCTGA
- the rplK gene encoding 50S ribosomal protein L11: protein MPPRKRLTAVIKLQINAGAATPAPPVGPALGQHGVNIMEFCKAYNAATESQRGNVVPVEISVFEDRTFTFVTKTPPAARMLLKAAGVEKGSGEPHKTKVATVTRDQVREIAQTKMADLNANDLEQAEKIIAGTARSMGITVQ, encoded by the coding sequence ATGCCCCCCAGGAAGCGGTTGACCGCGGTCATCAAGCTCCAGATCAACGCCGGCGCGGCCACCCCCGCGCCGCCGGTGGGTCCGGCGCTGGGCCAGCACGGCGTCAACATCATGGAGTTCTGCAAGGCGTACAACGCCGCGACCGAGTCGCAGCGCGGGAACGTCGTCCCCGTGGAGATCTCGGTCTTCGAGGACCGGACCTTCACGTTCGTCACCAAGACCCCGCCGGCCGCGCGCATGCTGCTCAAGGCCGCCGGTGTCGAGAAGGGCTCGGGCGAGCCGCACAAGACCAAGGTCGCCACGGTCACACGTGACCAGGTCCGCGAGATCGCCCAGACCAAGATGGCCGACCTGAACGCCAACGACCTCGAGCAGGCGGAGAAGATCATCGCCGGCACCGCCCGGTCGATGGGCATCACGGTCCAGTAA
- the nusG gene encoding transcription termination/antitermination protein NusG, with amino-acid sequence MTDPREPFETDSAVEGIDLDDARFGERGTADVETGAGETGAAEGSADTADLDTDTAVSDVTPEIETGDADTLATDPLAAPAPDSDVEQEEDEDPAEAMKKALRRAPGDWYVVHSYAGYENKVKTNLEARIQSLDVEDYIYQIEVPTEEVTEIKNGKRSQVNRKVLPGYLLVRMELNDESWGAVRNTPGVTGFVGATSKPSPLTLDEVVKILVPATAPQAPRATEAAASTGGAPAAAAAVVDFEVGESVTVMDGPFATLPATINEINAEQQKLQVLVSIFGRETPVELSFNQVSKI; translated from the coding sequence GTGACCGACCCCCGCGAGCCCTTCGAGACCGACAGCGCGGTCGAAGGAATCGACCTGGACGACGCCCGCTTCGGCGAGCGCGGAACCGCCGACGTCGAGACCGGCGCCGGCGAGACCGGTGCCGCCGAGGGCTCCGCCGACACCGCCGACCTCGACACCGACACCGCCGTCTCCGACGTGACGCCGGAGATCGAGACCGGTGACGCGGACACCCTCGCCACCGACCCGCTGGCTGCCCCGGCCCCCGACTCCGACGTCGAGCAGGAGGAGGACGAGGACCCGGCCGAGGCGATGAAGAAGGCGCTGCGGCGCGCGCCGGGCGACTGGTACGTCGTGCACTCCTACGCGGGCTACGAGAACAAGGTGAAGACCAACCTCGAGGCGCGCATCCAGTCACTGGACGTCGAGGACTACATCTACCAGATCGAGGTGCCCACCGAGGAGGTCACCGAGATCAAGAACGGCAAGCGGTCGCAGGTCAACCGCAAGGTGCTGCCGGGCTACCTGCTCGTGCGCATGGAGCTCAACGACGAGTCCTGGGGTGCGGTCCGCAACACCCCCGGCGTCACCGGCTTCGTGGGTGCCACCTCCAAGCCCTCGCCGCTGACCCTCGACGAGGTCGTCAAGATCCTGGTGCCCGCCACCGCGCCGCAGGCGCCCCGGGCCACCGAGGCGGCTGCGTCGACCGGCGGCGCCCCCGCCGCGGCGGCCGCGGTCGTCGACTTCGAGGTCGGCGAGTCGGTCACCGTCATGGACGGCCCGTTCGCGACGCTGCCCGCCACCATCAACGAGATCAACGCCGAGCAGCAGAAGCTGCAGGTGCTGGTCTCCATCTTCGGCCGCGAGACGCCCGTCGAGCTGTCGTTCAACCAGGTCAGCAAGATCTAG
- the secE gene encoding preprotein translocase subunit SecE encodes MSDEKPDREDDPRAASDAELTDEQLDREAPGVDDASALEAAEDQVAGEAESEEDKVVARAGDQGGRRRGRITADGDEDDEPGRRRVARSATAAGREGSGTRSRAAAERARAEEMRPRRSLARFLREVVAELRKVIWPGRRELITYTTVVIVFVAFIVALVAGLDLLFAQGVIAVFG; translated from the coding sequence GTGAGCGACGAGAAGCCGGACCGCGAGGACGACCCTCGCGCCGCCTCCGACGCCGAGCTCACCGACGAGCAGCTCGACCGCGAGGCCCCGGGGGTCGACGACGCCTCCGCGCTCGAGGCAGCCGAGGACCAGGTCGCCGGCGAGGCCGAGTCCGAGGAGGACAAGGTCGTCGCCCGCGCGGGTGACCAGGGCGGCCGCCGGCGGGGCCGGATCACCGCCGACGGTGACGAGGACGACGAGCCCGGCCGTCGGCGGGTGGCTCGTTCGGCCACCGCGGCCGGCCGGGAGGGCTCCGGAACCCGTTCGCGGGCCGCGGCGGAGCGGGCCCGCGCCGAGGAGATGCGGCCCCGCCGCTCGCTCGCGCGTTTCCTGCGCGAGGTCGTCGCCGAGCTGCGCAAGGTCATCTGGCCGGGACGCCGCGAGCTGATCACCTACACCACGGTGGTCATCGTCTTCGTGGCGTTCATCGTCGCGCTGGTGGCAGGCCTGGACCTGCTCTTCGCGCAGGGCGTGATCGCCGTCTTCGGCTGA
- a CDS encoding pyridoxal phosphate-dependent aminotransferase, with translation MIAASSPESAAPSTPLPPAERRVSRRIGAIAESATLAVDAKAKALKAAGKPVIGFGAGEPDFPTPDYVVEAAITAARTPAMHRYTPAGGLPSLKEAIVAKTARDSGLRITPAQVLVTNGGKQAVYEALATMLDPGDEVLLPAPYWTTYPEAIRLAGGVPVPVVADEQSGYLVSAAQLEAARTPRTKVLLFCSPSNPTGAVYPAEQVEEIGRWAVAHGLWVLTDEIYEHLTYGGVTAPSMPVLVPELADRCVVVNGVAKTYAMTGWRVGWIVGPADVVKAATNLQSHATSNVANVSQAAAVAALNGDLSAVATMREAFDRRRQTIVSMLREIPGIACPEPQGAFYVYPSVKGLLGRPIAGRTAATSAELAELVLEEAEVAVVPGEAFGTPGYVRMSYALGDDDLVEGVSRMQRLLGQAG, from the coding sequence ATGATCGCCGCCTCCTCACCGGAGTCCGCCGCCCCCTCGACCCCGTTGCCGCCCGCCGAGCGGCGCGTGTCCCGCCGCATCGGCGCGATCGCCGAGTCCGCGACCCTGGCCGTGGACGCCAAGGCGAAGGCGCTGAAGGCCGCCGGGAAGCCGGTGATCGGCTTCGGCGCCGGCGAGCCGGACTTCCCCACGCCCGACTACGTCGTCGAGGCGGCCATCACGGCGGCCCGCACGCCGGCCATGCACCGCTACACCCCTGCGGGCGGGCTGCCGTCCCTCAAGGAGGCGATCGTCGCCAAGACGGCGCGCGACTCCGGCCTCCGGATCACCCCCGCGCAGGTGCTGGTCACCAACGGCGGCAAGCAGGCCGTCTACGAGGCGCTGGCCACCATGCTCGACCCAGGCGACGAGGTGCTCCTGCCGGCTCCCTACTGGACCACCTACCCGGAGGCGATCCGCCTGGCCGGGGGCGTGCCGGTGCCGGTGGTCGCCGACGAGCAGAGCGGCTACCTCGTGTCGGCCGCGCAGCTCGAGGCCGCCCGCACCCCGCGCACCAAGGTGCTGCTGTTCTGCTCCCCCTCGAACCCCACGGGCGCGGTGTACCCGGCCGAGCAGGTCGAGGAGATCGGCCGCTGGGCCGTCGCGCACGGTCTGTGGGTACTCACCGACGAGATCTACGAGCACCTGACCTACGGCGGCGTCACCGCACCGTCCATGCCCGTGCTCGTCCCCGAGCTGGCCGACCGCTGCGTGGTCGTCAACGGGGTCGCCAAGACCTATGCGATGACGGGCTGGCGGGTCGGCTGGATCGTCGGCCCGGCGGATGTGGTGAAGGCGGCGACGAACCTGCAGTCCCACGCGACGTCGAACGTCGCCAACGTCTCGCAGGCCGCGGCCGTCGCGGCGCTCAACGGCGACCTCTCCGCGGTGGCGACCATGCGCGAGGCGTTCGACCGGCGCAGGCAGACGATCGTGTCGATGCTGCGGGAGATCCCCGGGATCGCCTGCCCCGAGCCGCAGGGCGCCTTCTACGTCTACCCGTCGGTGAAGGGCCTGCTGGGCCGGCCCATCGCCGGGCGGACTGCCGCGACCAGCGCCGAGCTCGCCGAGCTCGTGCTGGAGGAGGCGGAGGTGGCGGTCGTGCCCGGCGAGGCCTTCGGCACCCCCGGGTACGTGCGCATGTCCTACGCGCTGGGCGACGACGACCTCGTCGAGGGCGTCAGCCGCATGCAGCGGCTGCTCGGCCAGGCGGGCTGA
- a CDS encoding M1 family aminopeptidase — MTGRRSLGVVVVALLLSGCTSFADTRRPETRAPAAPTSAAADENVCPAERAAPDPDRPEIAFDFRLDDDLHTVWGTETVVFTPDLPTDELVFRLVPNAPESAPAGSRLVVDAVTGDDVTGGRYEEAGGAAPGGRYVVELVDRLAAGESTEVRLEFTLDVGDGEFERFGADEGVTWWASGAPLLAWEPGVGWARDPFVGLTGETATSPAADTRIRVSAPEELTVLMTGDQAPPTTPRDGRRVWTSSEPAARDVSVAAGTFATEERTSGSGVRVTVGVLPGAELDATRLAEWTTGAIGELESLLGSFPYETLTVPLLPDHGGGIEYPSSILQATPSREVLVHEVAHMWFYGMVGNSQFRDPWLDEAFATYAEALPGLPSADVLDPVLARPGAVGGSMADFTGDGPYVRTVYGKGGAALLAARAVAGPEAFDAAVRCYVDANAWRIATPDDVGRALADLPSAVDVLVGAGALDEEDLPG, encoded by the coding sequence GTGACCGGTCGCCGGTCCCTCGGCGTCGTGGTCGTTGCCCTGTTGCTGTCCGGCTGCACGTCGTTCGCCGACACCCGACGGCCGGAGACCCGGGCACCGGCGGCGCCGACGTCCGCGGCCGCCGACGAGAACGTCTGCCCGGCCGAGCGCGCGGCCCCGGACCCCGACCGGCCCGAGATCGCGTTCGACTTCCGGCTGGACGACGACCTGCACACGGTATGGGGCACCGAGACCGTCGTCTTCACCCCCGACCTCCCGACCGACGAGCTGGTCTTCCGGCTGGTCCCCAACGCCCCGGAGTCCGCGCCGGCCGGCTCCCGGCTGGTCGTCGACGCGGTCACCGGGGACGACGTCACCGGAGGCCGGTACGAGGAGGCCGGAGGAGCGGCTCCCGGCGGCCGCTACGTCGTCGAGCTGGTCGACCGGCTGGCGGCGGGGGAGTCCACCGAGGTACGCCTGGAGTTCACCCTCGACGTGGGCGATGGGGAGTTCGAGCGCTTCGGCGCCGACGAGGGGGTGACGTGGTGGGCCAGCGGCGCCCCGCTGCTGGCGTGGGAGCCGGGCGTGGGCTGGGCGCGCGACCCGTTCGTCGGGCTGACCGGTGAGACGGCGACGAGCCCCGCGGCCGACACCCGCATCCGGGTCTCGGCGCCGGAGGAGCTCACGGTGCTGATGACCGGGGACCAGGCTCCGCCCACGACACCCCGGGACGGGCGCCGGGTCTGGACGTCGTCCGAGCCCGCCGCCCGGGACGTGAGCGTCGCCGCGGGCACCTTCGCCACCGAGGAGCGCACCAGCGGCAGCGGCGTCCGGGTGACCGTGGGGGTGCTGCCCGGCGCCGAGCTGGACGCCACCCGGCTGGCGGAGTGGACCACCGGGGCGATCGGCGAGCTGGAGAGCCTTCTCGGCTCCTTCCCCTACGAGACGCTCACCGTGCCGCTGCTGCCCGATCACGGCGGCGGGATCGAGTACCCCAGCTCCATCCTGCAGGCCACGCCGTCCCGGGAGGTGCTGGTCCACGAGGTCGCCCACATGTGGTTCTACGGGATGGTCGGCAACTCGCAGTTCCGGGACCCGTGGCTGGACGAGGCGTTCGCCACCTACGCCGAGGCGCTGCCCGGTCTGCCGTCGGCCGACGTGCTCGATCCGGTGCTGGCCCGCCCCGGCGCCGTCGGCGGCAGCATGGCCGACTTCACCGGGGACGGCCCCTACGTCCGGACCGTCTACGGCAAGGGCGGCGCGGCGCTGCTGGCCGCCCGGGCCGTGGCGGGCCCGGAGGCCTTCGACGCCGCCGTCCGCTGCTATGTGGACGCCAACGCGTGGCGGATCGCGACCCCCGACGACGTGGGGCGGGCGCTCGCCGACCTGCCGTCAGCGGTGGACGTCCTCGTCGGCGCCGGGGCGCTGGACGAGGAGGACCTGCCCGGCTGA
- a CDS encoding MaoC family dehydratase: MSRPEIAVGTELPERTFTITRADLVRYAGASKDFNPIHWSDRVATAVGLPGVIAHGMLTMALAARAVTEWTGDPAALVEYQVRFGRPVVVPDDDAGAQIVVRGRVATVGDDGRARVDLTVTSSGEKVLSLARAVIRLP; the protein is encoded by the coding sequence ATGAGCCGGCCGGAGATCGCCGTCGGAACCGAGCTGCCGGAGCGGACCTTCACGATCACCCGCGCCGACCTGGTGCGCTACGCGGGCGCGTCCAAGGACTTCAACCCGATCCACTGGAGCGACCGGGTGGCGACGGCCGTCGGCCTCCCCGGGGTCATCGCGCACGGCATGCTCACCATGGCGCTGGCCGCCCGCGCCGTCACGGAGTGGACCGGCGACCCGGCGGCCCTCGTCGAGTACCAGGTGCGCTTCGGCCGGCCCGTCGTCGTGCCTGACGACGACGCCGGGGCCCAGATCGTCGTCCGCGGCCGGGTGGCCACGGTGGGCGACGACGGCCGCGCCCGCGTCGACCTGACCGTCACCAGCTCCGGGGAGAAGGTCCTCTCGCTCGCCCGCGCGGTGATCCGCCTCCCGTGA
- a CDS encoding MaoC family dehydratase N-terminal domain-containing protein: MALDRGLVGRSYPPSAVHEVGRVALAEFAVAVGATDPVHLDPEVARAAGHPDVIAPPTFAVVVSLGAANVVLDDPDVALDYSRVVHGEQRFAHHRPIRAGDRLVATTSIEAVRSVGGNDLLTTRVELTTEDGEAVCTATTMLVARGADGGAA, from the coding sequence ATGGCGTTGGACCGAGGACTGGTCGGGCGCAGCTACCCGCCCTCTGCCGTGCACGAGGTCGGCCGGGTGGCGCTGGCCGAGTTCGCCGTTGCGGTCGGTGCCACCGACCCGGTGCACCTCGACCCGGAGGTCGCCCGCGCCGCCGGCCACCCCGACGTCATCGCGCCCCCGACGTTCGCCGTGGTGGTGTCGCTGGGCGCCGCGAACGTCGTCCTGGACGACCCCGACGTCGCCCTGGACTACAGCCGGGTGGTCCACGGCGAGCAGCGGTTCGCCCACCACCGGCCCATCCGCGCCGGCGACCGGCTCGTCGCCACCACCAGCATCGAGGCCGTGCGCAGCGTCGGCGGCAACGACCTGCTGACCACGCGGGTCGAGCTGACCACCGAGGACGGCGAGGCCGTCTGCACGGCGACGACGATGCTCGTCGCCCGCGGAGCGGACGGGGGAGCCGCATGA
- the rpmG gene encoding 50S ribosomal protein L33 produces MAATDVRPKITLACQECKNRNYITRKNRRNDPDRLELMKYCPRERKHTLHRETR; encoded by the coding sequence ATGGCAGCCACCGACGTCCGTCCGAAGATCACCCTGGCCTGCCAGGAGTGCAAGAACCGCAACTACATCACCCGCAAGAACCGGCGGAACGACCCCGACCGGCTCGAGCTGATGAAGTACTGCCCGCGTGAGCGCAAGCACACGCTGCACCGCGAGACCCGCTGA
- a CDS encoding sensor domain-containing phosphodiesterase yields the protein MPEQDVREAGGSRDERSPWLVTLLGLAFAAPAGVAVLVGGPAAVDPRVVVAVFLAAMVAEWINVHVEFRRQSFHSSASELVFVIALLEVGGAWTAITRAAAVALVLVVQRLPAPKVLFNTAVAVLEASVAVAVLAVLPGGDVTSPVTWFSCLLAIFAANAVAAVLVAGAISVTQGYPGRAIWTSLLVPVVVVQPVAVLVGLVVLLLLHATPWSWALIAPLILALVLLYRRFAAVTRESHSLERVYEFARRVEQVQPDEAGTRQIVQAVRELLNAERVALWLPPYLDEGPRLVVATEDGADWYDGPGDSDDLLRRRAVASTGGAIRVSVGRADQHEAAALARRGVSELLGAPVTTAAGEPGYLEVCDRRSDIVSFGRSERGALDSMLTHVNAAIRQQQLLTRIRFDADHDRLTGLPNRQRLAAEVSRLVSAEGGQAGLILASLGTYADVTDTLGHAASDELLQVTAGLLREHAPPRALLARMEREQFAVLLPGLSLEATERAARRLREAAATRVRVAGLDLEVSLTIGVAAAPVHGADAGTLMQRADVALLAAGSSNGVASYHPVLDQQSLRRMQLGTELEQAMVDGQIGVVFQPVIDAQTSDIVSVETLVRWTHPRYGSIPPEDVIGLAEQIGRIGAITDHVLDLALARCRRWLDQGIALSVAVNISACSLSEPDLVQRVRDALARHQVPGELLVLELTESSVVDDSVRGSSVLEELHDLGLRLSMDDFGTGYSSLSQLRQLPIDELKIDKSFILTMATSQGESFIARSIIELAHNLGLCVVAEGVEDEMTRNQLATMGCDKLQGFLISRPLPDDRLERWLLARTGVRSAAPGATHRRLFVRT from the coding sequence TTGCCCGAGCAGGACGTTCGCGAGGCAGGTGGGTCGCGCGACGAGCGGAGCCCCTGGCTGGTGACGCTGCTCGGCCTGGCGTTCGCGGCGCCGGCGGGTGTGGCGGTGCTGGTCGGCGGTCCGGCCGCGGTCGACCCACGCGTCGTGGTGGCGGTCTTCCTGGCGGCGATGGTCGCGGAGTGGATCAACGTCCACGTCGAGTTCCGGCGGCAGAGCTTCCACAGCTCGGCGAGCGAGCTGGTCTTCGTGATCGCGCTCCTGGAGGTCGGCGGAGCGTGGACGGCCATCACCCGGGCCGCGGCGGTGGCCCTGGTGCTGGTGGTGCAGCGGCTCCCGGCGCCCAAGGTCCTGTTCAACACCGCGGTGGCGGTCCTGGAAGCATCCGTCGCCGTCGCCGTCCTGGCGGTGCTGCCGGGCGGCGACGTCACGTCTCCGGTCACGTGGTTCTCGTGCCTGCTGGCGATCTTCGCGGCCAACGCCGTGGCGGCGGTCCTGGTCGCCGGGGCGATCAGCGTCACGCAGGGCTACCCCGGGCGCGCCATCTGGACGAGCCTGCTGGTCCCGGTCGTCGTCGTGCAGCCGGTGGCCGTGCTCGTGGGCCTGGTCGTCCTGCTGCTGCTGCACGCGACGCCCTGGTCCTGGGCGCTCATCGCTCCGCTCATCCTCGCGCTCGTGCTGCTCTACCGCCGCTTCGCCGCGGTGACGCGGGAGAGCCACTCGCTCGAACGCGTCTACGAGTTCGCGCGGCGGGTGGAGCAGGTCCAGCCCGACGAGGCCGGCACCCGGCAGATCGTGCAGGCGGTGCGCGAGCTCCTCAACGCCGAGCGGGTCGCCCTCTGGCTGCCGCCCTACCTCGACGAGGGGCCACGGCTGGTGGTCGCCACCGAGGACGGCGCCGACTGGTACGACGGCCCGGGCGACTCGGACGACCTGTTGCGCCGCCGCGCCGTCGCCTCCACCGGAGGGGCGATCCGCGTCTCGGTGGGGCGCGCCGATCAGCACGAAGCCGCTGCACTGGCCCGCCGGGGCGTGTCCGAGCTGCTCGGTGCGCCGGTCACCACGGCCGCGGGCGAGCCGGGCTACCTCGAGGTGTGCGACCGGCGCAGCGACATCGTCTCCTTCGGGCGCAGCGAGCGTGGCGCGCTGGACTCCATGCTCACCCACGTCAACGCGGCCATCCGGCAGCAGCAGCTGCTCACCCGCATCCGCTTCGACGCCGACCACGACCGGCTCACCGGCCTGCCCAACCGCCAGCGGCTCGCCGCGGAGGTCAGCCGGCTGGTGTCCGCCGAGGGCGGCCAGGCCGGGCTCATCCTGGCCTCGCTCGGCACCTACGCCGACGTCACCGACACCCTCGGGCACGCCGCCAGCGACGAGCTGCTGCAGGTCACGGCAGGGCTCCTCCGCGAGCACGCTCCGCCGCGGGCCCTGCTGGCCCGCATGGAGCGCGAACAGTTCGCGGTCCTGCTCCCCGGGCTCTCCCTCGAGGCCACCGAGCGGGCCGCGCGCCGGCTGCGCGAGGCCGCCGCGACCCGCGTCCGGGTGGCCGGGCTGGATCTCGAGGTGTCACTGACCATCGGCGTCGCCGCCGCCCCCGTGCACGGCGCGGACGCCGGGACGCTCATGCAGCGGGCCGACGTCGCCCTCCTGGCGGCCGGGAGCTCCAACGGTGTGGCGAGCTACCACCCGGTGCTCGACCAGCAGAGCCTCCGGCGGATGCAGCTGGGCACCGAGCTCGAGCAGGCCATGGTCGACGGCCAGATCGGGGTCGTCTTCCAGCCGGTCATCGACGCCCAGACCTCCGACATCGTGTCGGTGGAGACGCTGGTGCGCTGGACCCACCCGCGGTACGGGAGCATCCCGCCCGAGGACGTCATCGGCCTGGCCGAGCAGATCGGCCGGATCGGCGCGATCACCGACCACGTCCTGGACCTGGCGCTGGCGCGCTGCCGGCGCTGGCTGGACCAGGGGATCGCGCTGTCGGTCGCGGTCAACATCTCCGCGTGCTCGCTGAGCGAGCCGGACCTGGTCCAGCGGGTACGCGATGCCCTGGCGAGGCACCAGGTGCCCGGGGAGCTGCTCGTCCTGGAGCTCACCGAGAGCAGCGTCGTCGACGACTCGGTGCGCGGGAGCTCGGTCCTGGAGGAACTCCACGACCTCGGGCTGCGGCTGTCGATGGACGACTTCGGCACCGGCTACTCGTCGCTGTCCCAGCTGCGCCAGCTGCCCATCGACGAGCTGAAGATCGACAAGTCCTTCATCCTCACCATGGCCACGAGCCAGGGTGAGTCGTTCATCGCGCGCTCCATCATCGAGCTGGCCCACAACCTCGGCCTGTGCGTCGTCGCCGAGGGTGTCGAGGACGAGATGACCCGCAACCAGCTGGCCACCATGGGCTGCGACAAGCTCCAGGGCTTCCTGATCAGCCGGCCGTTGCCGGACGACCGGCTGGAGAGGTGGCTCCTCGCGCGCACCGGCGTGCGCTCGGCCGCGCCCGGTGCGACCCACCGCCGACTGTTCGTCCGGACCTGA
- a CDS encoding pilus assembly protein TadG-related protein — translation MRPGQDDRERGSTLPFVLVCWLVAALMAFGAIAASDAFLEQQEVQSVCDSAALAAANQADEAVVYARGVGTGLPLTRAAAQAAVADQLADGGVLLDSWAAETDGAEVTVRCTRHVDIAFGWLFLGGQQLERTAVSGARAPTLP, via the coding sequence ATGCGCCCCGGCCAGGACGACCGCGAACGCGGCTCGACGCTGCCCTTCGTCCTCGTGTGCTGGCTGGTCGCCGCCCTCATGGCCTTCGGCGCCATCGCGGCCTCCGACGCCTTCCTGGAGCAGCAGGAGGTCCAGTCGGTGTGCGACAGCGCCGCCCTGGCGGCGGCGAACCAGGCCGACGAGGCCGTCGTCTACGCCCGCGGGGTGGGCACGGGGCTGCCGCTCACCCGTGCGGCCGCGCAGGCGGCGGTGGCCGACCAGCTGGCCGACGGCGGCGTGCTGCTGGACAGCTGGGCGGCGGAGACCGACGGCGCAGAGGTGACGGTGCGCTGCACCCGCCACGTCGACATCGCGTTCGGCTGGCTGTTCCTGGGCGGTCAGCAGCTCGAGCGCACCGCCGTCTCCGGCGCGCGGGCGCCCACGCTGCCCTGA
- a CDS encoding YajQ family cyclic di-GMP-binding protein yields the protein MADASFDVVSKVDRQEVDNALNQAGKELSQRFDFRGTNATIAWAGEDGVTLQADTEERVVAALEVFKEKLIKRNISLKVLDAGEPQSSGKSYKIGATIKQGIESDTAKKIAKLIRDEGPKGVQAQIQGDQLRVSGKKRDDLQAVQQLLRGADLDVALQFDNYR from the coding sequence ATGGCCGACGCATCCTTCGACGTCGTGAGCAAGGTCGACCGGCAGGAGGTCGACAACGCCCTCAACCAGGCGGGCAAGGAACTGTCGCAGCGCTTCGACTTCCGCGGCACCAACGCCACCATCGCCTGGGCCGGGGAGGACGGCGTCACCCTGCAGGCCGACACCGAGGAGCGGGTGGTCGCCGCGCTCGAGGTCTTCAAGGAGAAGCTGATCAAGCGGAACATCTCACTGAAGGTGCTCGACGCCGGCGAGCCCCAGTCCTCGGGCAAGAGCTACAAGATCGGCGCGACGATCAAGCAGGGCATCGAGTCCGACACCGCCAAGAAGATCGCGAAGCTGATCCGCGACGAGGGCCCCAAGGGCGTCCAGGCGCAGATCCAGGGCGACCAGCTCCGGGTGAGCGGCAAGAAGCGCGACGACCTGCAGGCGGTGCAGCAGCTGCTCCGCGGCGCAGACCTCGACGTCGCCCTGCAGTTCGACAACTACAGATGA